One part of the Pecten maximus chromosome 9, xPecMax1.1, whole genome shotgun sequence genome encodes these proteins:
- the LOC117334077 gene encoding uncharacterized protein LOC117334077 — translation MTGRYVSFFQRIRKIREENFSPTSNEAGIMGINCSTNVAGYDQKKIRQIHLHMERKLMDIFSPNSPEKWSLLQKALSHYLESEQLYGKDVNTFAHICRSLMTKKIISYGDYDKLYEAVHNIDDNAAKIISSTTASVRAVRLEGKKDTVTALPITGAYCTKFSSKIEEDTKEGNYVVQRMVALPDDRVIVLDRDNIKLKLFSSTYHFLHSVGLGGVPVGLTVVNASSVAVSDETTNCITLYAIQDNTIQTSTSLQCGMDNGYLLDIAYSKQHFICLKWDFANRIRTVERVSMTGHRQTVVQIQDWCDIGYHIIAMDNCYYTTECASDQVRCMTYDGKQLWKKRTPLGPMGMTTVNRTLCVVSLTKGVVSQLSLDGTIYGHNILQNVTKPYIYCICYQNLRKRLLVSCSEREAPIMVFDITSTEQNCE, via the exons ATGACTGGGAGATATGTTTCCTTTTTTCAGCGGATACGGAAGATTAGAGAGGAAAACTTTTCTCCCACTTCAAATGAGGCCGGCATTATGGGAATTAATTGTAGC aCTAACGTGGCTGGATATGACCAGAAGAAAATTCGTCAGATTCACTTGCACATGGAGAGGAAGCTTATGGACATATTCAGTCCAAATTCACCAGAAAAATGGTCCCTGCTACAGAAGGCTTTGTCGCATTACCTGGAGAGTGAACAATTATATGGTAAAGATGTTAACACCTTCGCACACATATGTAGGAGTTTGATGACAAAGAAGATAATTTCATATGGTGACTATGATAAGTTGTATGAAGCGGTACATAATATTGACGACAATGCAGCCAAGATCATTTCCTCTACAACAGCATCAGTCCGCGCCGTCCGACTCGAAG GTAAAAAAGACACAGTGACAGCATTACCCATTACAGGCGCATACTGCACCAAGTTCTCATCCAAGATTGAGGAGGACACTAAAGAAGGGAATTATGTGGTACAGAGGATGGTTGCGTTACCAGATGACAGAGTGATCGTGTTAGATAGGGACAATATAAAACTGAAGCTGTTTAGTTCTACCTACCACTTCCTCCATTCCGTCGGTCTAGGTGGCGTTCCAGTTGGATTGACAGTCGTGAACGCGTCGTCTGTAGCCGTGTCGGATGAAACTACTAACTGCATAACATTGTATGCAATACAGGACAACACGATACAGACGTCCACGTCATTGCAGTGCGGTATGGACAACGGCTACCTTTTAGACATTGCATATAGCAAACAACACTTCATTTGTCTAAAATGGGACTTTGCTAATAGAATAAGAACGGTGGAGCGTGTTAGCATGACTGGACATAGACAAACAGTTGTACAGATACAAGACTGGTGTGACATAGGCTATCACATTATCGCGATGGATAATTGCTATTATACAACAGAGTGTGCTAGTGATCAAGTGAGATGTATGACGTATGATGGAAAGCAACTGTGGAAGAAGAGGACGCCTTTAGGACCGATGGGGATGACCACTGTCAATAGAACACTATGTGTGGTATCATTAACTAAGGGTGTGGTGAGCCAACTGTCATTGGACGGTACGATTTACGGTCACAATATCTTACAGAATGTCACTAAACcttacatatattgtatatgttaccAAAATCTAAGAAAGAGACTTCTAGTGTCATGCAGCGAACGCGAAGCGCCCATTATGGTTTTTGATATCACATCTACTGAACAAAATTGCGAATGA